The nucleotide window CCGGTGCTGCTCTACAGCCCCTTCATCCAGGAGCGACTGGGGTTCACCGCTCCCGAGTTCCCCGGCAGCCAGTGGGTTACTCCGCTGCTCTCGGTGGTCATCTTCCTCTACGGTGGCCTGCCTTTCCTGCAGTTGGCGGTTCCGGAACTGCGCCAGCGCCAGCCGGGCATGATGACGCTGATATCGCTGGCTATCACGGTGGCGTTTGGCTACAGCCTGGCGGCGCTGTTCCTGCCCGCGGGGGACACCTTCTTCTGGGAGCTGGTGACCCTAATTGACATAATGCTGCTAGGGCACTGGCTAGAGATGCGCAGCGTGCGCCGGGCCTCAGGAGCACTGGGGGAGCTGGCCAGGCTCATGCCCGACACTGCCGAGCGCATCCGGCCCGACGGCTCGGTGGAGCAGGTTCCGGTGAGTGAGCTCAATCGGGGTGACCTGGTGCTGGTACGGCCAGGGACGAGCGTGCCCGCCGACGGGGAGGTGGAGCAGGGCGAGTCGCGCGTGAACCAGGCTATGATCACGGGGGAGTCCCGGCCGGTGGCGAAGGGGCCGGGCGACCGGGTCATCGGGGGGACGATCAACGGAGATGGGAGCCTGCGGGTCCGGGTGACGGCCACCGGGCAGGAGACGGCTCTGGCCGGAATCATGCGCCTAGTAGAGGAGGCCCAACAGAGCAAGTCCCGCACTCAGGTTCTGGCCGACCGGGCGGCGGCCTGGCTCTTCTACATCGCCCTGGCGGTGGCCGCGATCACGGCGGTGGCCTGGACGCTGGCGGTGGGCTTCCGGGTGGACGTGGTGGCCCGGGTGGCCACGGTATTGGTGATCGCCTGTCCGCACGCCCTAGGCCTGGCCATCCCGCTGGTGGTGGCCATCACCACGACGATCGGGGCCAACAACGGCATCCTAATCCGCGATCGGCTGGCGTTGGAGGAGGCTCGGGAGGTAGACGTGCTCATCTTCGACAAGACGGGCACTCTCACCCAGGGCGAGTTCGGGGTAGTGGGGATGGCGACCGCTAACGAGTCCGGTGAAGAGCAGGCACTGGCGTTGGCGGCGGCGGTGGAGGGGGACTCGGAGCACACCCTTGCTCGTGGCATTCGACGTACGGCCCAAGAGCGGGGGCTGCGCCTGCCGGAGGTGAGCGACTTCGAGGCCATCAAGGGGCGGGGCGTCCGGGCGCGCAGCGATGGACGGACGGTGTACGTGGGCGGGCCCAGACTGCTGGAGATGCTGGGGCTGGAGTTGCCGGAGCCTCTGACGCGGTTCGAGCGCGAGGCCAGCGGCAAAGGTCAGACGGTGGTGTACCTGACCGACGAGGCGCGGGTAGAGGCGGCCTTCGCCCTGGCGGACACCATCCGCCCGGAGAGCCGTCGGGCGGTGGACCGGCTTCACCAGATGGGCGTGGAAGTGGCCATGCTGACGGGGGACAGCGAGGCGGTGGCGCGGGTCGTGGCCGAGGAGCTGGGCATAGACCAGTACTTCGCCGAGGTGCTGCCCGAGCACAAGGACGAGATGGTGAGTCGGCTGCAGCGTCAGGGAAAGAAGGTGGCCATGGTGGGCGACGGGGTGAACGACGCCCCGGCGCTCGTGCGCGCCGACGTAGGCATCGCCATCGGCAGCGGCACCGATGTGGCCATCGAGTCGGCCGGCATTATCCTGGTCAAGAGCGATCCGCTGGACGCGGTGAAGGTCATCGAGTTAAGCCGACAGACGTACCGCAAGATGGTGCAGAATCTCGCCTGGGCCACGGGCTACAACGTGGTGGCGCTCCCGTTGGCGGCCGGGGTGCTGGCGCCCTTCGGCATACTGCTCACGCCGGCGGTGGGGGCGCTCTTCATGTCCCTGAGCACAGTGATCGTGGCCATCAACGCTCAGACGCTGAGGCGGTGGCGGGGCACGACGGAGTAGGCGTTTTCCATCGTCTGACGGCCGGCACCTGGCGCAGTCTGCCATTCCCTGGGGTTGACCGGCGGAGACGGCGTGTCTATCTTGCCGGGCGAGCCATGAAGGCCGCCACGCGGGCCGTGGCGAGGGGAGGGACGTGGCAGGGAGATCCGGCCGTCACTGGTGGTTCATTGACGAAGGCCGTTGCCCAGGGCAGCTGACACTAGGAGGCGAGCTGGTCCGCACGGGCGACGAGCGAGGGTTAGGCGCCGAGGGCGACGGTGTGGCCCCGATGGCCTTCATTGGCGTCTGCCGCCACAGGCGGGGATCTACGTGGCCTGAAGGGGCGGACGCGATCTGTTCGCTGCGGGTTCACAGCGGCCGCGGCCGGATGGCGGGTGAGGGCACTGTCCTTGCCGGCTGAGGATGACCGTGTAGCGGTAGGGCCGGTTCGTAGCACCCGAGGTCTTCCCTGGCTTGGCAGGGCCCGTCAGGCGGCGTGGCTGCGGCCTTTCCTTGCCCTGGTGTCAGTGGTCTTCTTGGGGCAAATTGCCATCGCCCCCGGCCAGTCCCTGATCTCGGTGTACGTGGAGGCCGTGCTGGGGCGTTCCCCGGCGTTCACCTCCAACCTGCTCTCCACCCGTCTGGTGCTGGGTGCGGTGGCAGCGCTGGTGGGGGGTGGACTGGCGGACGCCTACGGCCAGAAGAGAGTGATGGCCCTGGGAGCCTCCGGGCTGCCTCTGGTGGGGGCGGCATTCCTGCTGAGGTCGCCGGCAGCGCTGGTCCTGCTCTGGGCCTATGTGGGCTTCTCCCTAGGTCTATACACGCTAGGGCGGCAGGCGTACAGCTTGGCGTTGGTGCCGCCTCACCGGTTGGGGGTCGCCTTCGCCATCATCTTCACCGGCATCACCTTGGGGGGAGCGGCGGGC belongs to Anaerolineae bacterium and includes:
- a CDS encoding copper-translocating P-type ATPase, whose product is MSTQDRETHESHPQDHARHHHEAEPVELQAMDHNLHGRHVSRPGKEPEHRAHADHTGHEEMFRRRFWVCLVLSVPVLLYSPFIQERLGFTAPEFPGSQWVTPLLSVVIFLYGGLPFLQLAVPELRQRQPGMMTLISLAITVAFGYSLAALFLPAGDTFFWELVTLIDIMLLGHWLEMRSVRRASGALGELARLMPDTAERIRPDGSVEQVPVSELNRGDLVLVRPGTSVPADGEVEQGESRVNQAMITGESRPVAKGPGDRVIGGTINGDGSLRVRVTATGQETALAGIMRLVEEAQQSKSRTQVLADRAAAWLFYIALAVAAITAVAWTLAVGFRVDVVARVATVLVIACPHALGLAIPLVVAITTTIGANNGILIRDRLALEEAREVDVLIFDKTGTLTQGEFGVVGMATANESGEEQALALAAAVEGDSEHTLARGIRRTAQERGLRLPEVSDFEAIKGRGVRARSDGRTVYVGGPRLLEMLGLELPEPLTRFEREASGKGQTVVYLTDEARVEAAFALADTIRPESRRAVDRLHQMGVEVAMLTGDSEAVARVVAEELGIDQYFAEVLPEHKDEMVSRLQRQGKKVAMVGDGVNDAPALVRADVGIAIGSGTDVAIESAGIILVKSDPLDAVKVIELSRQTYRKMVQNLAWATGYNVVALPLAAGVLAPFGILLTPAVGALFMSLSTVIVAINAQTLRRWRGTTE
- a CDS encoding MFS transporter, which encodes MPAEDDRVAVGPVRSTRGLPWLGRARQAAWLRPFLALVSVVFLGQIAIAPGQSLISVYVEAVLGRSPAFTSNLLSTRLVLGAVAALVGGGLADAYGQKRVMALGASGLPLVGAAFLLRSPAALVLLWAYVGFSLGLYTLGRQAYSLALVPPHRLGVAFAIIFTGITLGGAAGNLAAAAVIRERGFGALGVLAIVVGTLVFLGVGLA